From the genome of Streptomyces sp. NBC_01304:
CCCTCAACCTAGAGGCGATCGCCGCCCTCAAGCCCGACCTGATCCTGGGCAGCGAGCTGCGCGCGGCCAAGATGTACCCGCAGCTCGCCAAGATCGCGCCGACCGTCTTCTCCATCCGTCCGGGCTTCACCTGGAAGGAGAACTACCTGCTGAACGCCGCCGCGCTGGACGAGCAGGCCGCGGCGAAGGCCAAGCTGGCGACGTACGAGGAGAAGGCGAAGAAGCTCGGCGCCGACCTCGGCGAGAAGAAGCCGACCGTCACGATGCTGCGCTACATGCCGGACCGCATCCGCCTGTACGCGGGCGCCTCGTTCATCGGCACGATCCTCAAGGACGTCGGCATCGAGCGGCCGAAGAACCAGCAGATCAACGACCTCGCCACCGAGATCAGCCCCGAGAAGATCGACGAGGCGGACGCCGACTGGATCTTCACCGGCGTCTACGGCGACGTGCACAAGACCAAGCGGGACACCGCCGAGGACAACCCGCTCTGGAAGAAGCTCGGCGCGGTCAAGAAGGGCCAGGCCAAGGACGTACCGGACGAGACCTGGTACCTCGGCCTCGGTGTGACGTCGGCCGACACGGTCCTGGACGACCTGCGCGGATTCCTGGTCAAGTAACCGCACAACGCAGCAGCCCAGGCGGGGCACGGGGGAAGGTAGCCTTGACCCGTGCCCCGTCTGTCTGAAGTCATCGCCGAGCTCGACGCCCTGTGGCCCCCCGAGCGGGCCGAGCAGTGGGACGCCGTGGGCACGGTCGTCGGCTACCCGGACGCCGAGGTCACGCGCGTACTGTTCGCCGTCGACCCCGTCCAGGACATCGTCGACGAGGCGATCAAGCTCGGCGCGAACCTCCTGGTCACGCACCACCCGCTGTATCTGCGCGGGACGACCACGGTCGCGGCCGGTCACTTCAAGGGCCGGGTCGTGCACGACCTGATCAAGAACGACATCGCGCTGCACGTCGCCCACACCAACGCCGACACCGCGGACCCCGGAGTCTCCGACGCCCTCGCGGGCGCCCTGGATCTTCGGGTCGTACGTCCCCTCGTCGCGGACGCCTCCGACCCGACGGGCCGCCGCGGCCTCGGCCGGATCTGCGAGCTCGACCACCCGCTGACCCTCGCCGAGTTCGCCGCGCACGCCGCGAAGCGCCTGCCGGCCACCGCGCAGGGGATCCGCGCCGCAGGGGATCCGGACGCGGTCGTACGTACGGTCGCGGTGAGCGGCGGCTCGGGCGACAGCCTCTTCGACGCCGTGCGCGCCGCGGGCGTCGACGCCTTCCTCACCGCCGACCTGCGCCACCACCCGGTCTCCGAGGCCACCCAGCACTCACCTCTCGGCCTGGTCGACGCCGCCCACTGGGCGACCGAATGGCCCTGGTGCGAGCAGGCCGCAGCCCAGCTCGACGAGATTTCCGACCGTCACGGATGGGGCCTTCGGGTCCATGTCTCGAAGACGGTCACGGACCCATGGACCGCCCACGCGGCGTCCGCCTTCGCAGTTCCCACCGATTCATCTGGAGCCCCCAACTGAACGCCGCGCCCGCCGACCAGATCCGACTCCTCGACGTCCAGGCCCTCGACGTACGCCTGCAGCAGCTGGCGCACAAGCGCAAGGCCCTGCCCGAGCACGCCGAGATCGAGTCGCTGACCAAGGACCTCACGCAGCTGCGTGACCTCCTCGTCGCCGCCCAGACCGAGGACGGCGACTGCGCCCGTGAGCAGACCAAGGCCGAGCAGGACGTGGACCAGGTGCGCCAGCGCGCCGCCCGCGACCAGCAGCGCCTGGACTCCGGCGCGATCACCTCGCCGAAGGACCTGGAGAACCTGCAGCGCGAGATCGCCTCACTCGCCAAGCGCCAGGGCGACCTGGAGGACGTCGTCCTCGAGGTGATGGAGCGCCGCGAGTCCGCGCAGGAGCGGGTCGTCGAGCTGACCGAGCGCGTCTCCTCGGTCCAGTCGAAGATCGACGACGCCACTGCCCGCCGTGACGCCTCCTTCGAGGAGATCGACGGCGAGAACACCACGGTCACCAAGGAGCGCGAGGTCGTCGCCGGCTCCGTACCGGCCGACCTGCTGAAGCTCTACGACAAGCTCCGCGAGAAGGAGGGCGGCGTGGGTGCGGCGAAGCTCTACCAGCGCCGCTGCGAGGGCTGCCGCCTGGAGCTCAACATCACCGAGGTGAACGAGGTCAAGGCCGCCGCCCCCGACGCGATCGTGCGCTGCGAGAACTGCCGCCGGATCCTGGTCCGCACCTCGGAGTCCGGCCTGTAATGCCGAAGTTCGTCATCGAGGCAGACGGCGGGTCCCGGGGCAACCCGGGGCCCGCGGGCTATGGGGCCGTCGTCATCGACGCGGTGACCGGCGAGGCGCTCGCCGAGGCCGCCGAGTACATCGGGGTCGCCACCAACAACGTCGCCGAGTACAAGGGCCTCGTCGCCGGGCTCAAGGCCGCCAAGGCCATCGACCCGGACGCGCAGATCCACGTCCGGATGGACTCCAAGCTCGTCGTCGAGCAGATGTCCGGCCGCTGGAAGATCAAGCACCCGGACATGAAGCCGCTCGCCGCCGAGGCCGGGCGGGTCTTCCCTGCGTCGCAGGTGACGTACGAGTGGATCCCGCGCGAGAAGAACAAGTACGCAGACCGCCTCGCCAACGAGGCCATGGACGCGGGCAAGTTGGGCAAGCAGTGGTCGCCGTCGAACTCCACGGCGGAGCTGGACGCCCGGGCCGCGCGCAACGTGGCCTCAGCTCCCGCTGCCGGTCCGGTGGGCGACCAGGCGGCGGGCGCGGCGAAGGCACGGGCCGCGCTGTCGGGGGCGCGGGGTTCCGGCTCTGATGCCGCAGATACGTCGACGGGTGTGGCTTCTGCCGGTACGTCGACGGCGGTTGCCGAACAGCCCGGCACGCCCCCGGTCGGCTGGGCCGCCCCCGCAGACCTCGGCACCCCCGCCACCTTCGTCCTGCTGCGGCACGGCGAGACCGCGCTCACGCCCGAGAAGCGGTTCTCCGGCAGCGGTGGCTCGGACCCCGAGCTGTCCGCGGTGGGCCGCCGCCAGGCCGACGCGGTCGCCGCATCCCTCGCCGCGCGCGGCACGATCCAGGCGATCGTCAGCTCCCCGCTCAAGCGCTGCCGCGAGACGGCCGAGGCGGTCGCCGCCAAGCTGGGCCTCGACGTGAGTGTCGAACAGGGCCTGCGCGAAACGGACTTCGGGGCCTGGGAGGGTCTCACCTTCGCCG
Proteins encoded in this window:
- a CDS encoding ABC transporter substrate-binding protein, whose translation is MSLRRRGTAAVAIAVAAALALGACSADEGGKGTGQGKDAGNGSKSVAQGGEDFAKAAEDTAKMGTTAKPGEFPRTIAHAMGKTELKAKPERVVVLDVGELDNVASLGIKPVGYAPTEGDDGVPEYLKKDAGSPKNVGTINSLNLEAIAALKPDLILGSELRAAKMYPQLAKIAPTVFSIRPGFTWKENYLLNAAALDEQAAAKAKLATYEEKAKKLGADLGEKKPTVTMLRYMPDRIRLYAGASFIGTILKDVGIERPKNQQINDLATEISPEKIDEADADWIFTGVYGDVHKTKRDTAEDNPLWKKLGAVKKGQAKDVPDETWYLGLGVTSADTVLDDLRGFLVK
- a CDS encoding Nif3-like dinuclear metal center hexameric protein, which encodes MPRLSEVIAELDALWPPERAEQWDAVGTVVGYPDAEVTRVLFAVDPVQDIVDEAIKLGANLLVTHHPLYLRGTTTVAAGHFKGRVVHDLIKNDIALHVAHTNADTADPGVSDALAGALDLRVVRPLVADASDPTGRRGLGRICELDHPLTLAEFAAHAAKRLPATAQGIRAAGDPDAVVRTVAVSGGSGDSLFDAVRAAGVDAFLTADLRHHPVSEATQHSPLGLVDAAHWATEWPWCEQAAAQLDEISDRHGWGLRVHVSKTVTDPWTAHAASAFAVPTDSSGAPN
- a CDS encoding zinc ribbon domain-containing protein; translated protein: MNAAPADQIRLLDVQALDVRLQQLAHKRKALPEHAEIESLTKDLTQLRDLLVAAQTEDGDCAREQTKAEQDVDQVRQRAARDQQRLDSGAITSPKDLENLQREIASLAKRQGDLEDVVLEVMERRESAQERVVELTERVSSVQSKIDDATARRDASFEEIDGENTTVTKEREVVAGSVPADLLKLYDKLREKEGGVGAAKLYQRRCEGCRLELNITEVNEVKAAAPDAIVRCENCRRILVRTSESGL
- a CDS encoding bifunctional RNase H/acid phosphatase, whose translation is MPKFVIEADGGSRGNPGPAGYGAVVIDAVTGEALAEAAEYIGVATNNVAEYKGLVAGLKAAKAIDPDAQIHVRMDSKLVVEQMSGRWKIKHPDMKPLAAEAGRVFPASQVTYEWIPREKNKYADRLANEAMDAGKLGKQWSPSNSTAELDARAARNVASAPAAGPVGDQAAGAAKARAALSGARGSGSDAADTSTGVASAGTSTAVAEQPGTPPVGWAAPADLGTPATFVLLRHGETALTPEKRFSGSGGSDPELSAVGRRQADAVAASLAARGTIQAIVSSPLKRCRETAEAVAAKLGLDVSVEQGLRETDFGAWEGLTFAEVRERYPDDLDAWLASPKAAPTGGGESFAQVSRRVSTARDKLTERYAGRTVLLVTHVTPVKTLIRLALGAPPESLFRMELSAASLSAVAYYADGNASVRLLNDTSHLR